In Verrucomicrobiota bacterium, a single window of DNA contains:
- a CDS encoding DUF2062 domain-containing protein, protein MTFGFLRWLHRRGVSRGRLRDTWLHRVLGDRLFSKDLWAFRRDAVARGWFIGAVVAATPLLGVQLLLGLPLALLGRANLLVVIALIFTTNPVTAGLFYPFAFLVGCRVMGRPVNDFHWDNTPVWHAGGPLFLGCAVIGLVVGLTGYILLRLLWRERTSPAKGSGEI, encoded by the coding sequence ATGACGTTTGGATTCCTTCGTTGGTTGCACCGCCGGGGCGTATCCCGCGGCAGATTGCGCGATACCTGGCTGCATCGTGTGTTGGGCGACCGCCTTTTCAGCAAAGACCTTTGGGCGTTCCGCCGCGACGCGGTCGCGCGCGGCTGGTTCATCGGTGCAGTGGTCGCCGCCACACCGCTGCTGGGAGTGCAACTGCTGCTGGGCCTGCCGCTGGCGCTCTTGGGCCGCGCAAACCTGTTGGTCGTCATCGCCTTGATCTTCACCACCAACCCGGTCACCGCGGGATTGTTTTATCCTTTTGCATTCCTCGTCGGTTGCCGTGTCATGGGCCGCCCGGTCAACGACTTTCACTGGGACAACACGCCGGTTTGGCACGCCGGCGGACCCCTGTTTCTGGGCTGCGCGGTCATTGGACTCGTGGTCGGCCTCACCGGCTACATCCTGCTTCGTCTTCTCTGGCGCGAAAGGACTTCGCCCGCTAAAGGAAGCGGCGAAATCTGA
- a CDS encoding HAD-IB family phosphatase → MDVGLLIDAAAARARIIEVEIGRLEHKSHSLEALGEMATQVARTILERAAEWGRLRVSYVRKSKEQDRLRRTDFRHSLSMMKRTEKLALFDMDGTLLNGRFVLELAHQTRRMELLNPLLDNFTLDAAERTRRIAAIFTGLPRTTIERVAREVPLMPGAVETVVGLRKAGYLVGVVTDSYRIAAETVRRRVFADFVISHVMKFQREKATGRLTLSPAMRHPSGCKEHRLCKLHVLQHLLEELGITADKVLAVGDSDNDICLLREAGVSVAFQPKSPAVRNAAKHVVNDDLRGVLGLLGEPLSRQPEIRAFAPALT, encoded by the coding sequence GTGGATGTCGGCCTGCTGATTGACGCGGCGGCGGCCCGAGCCCGCATCATCGAGGTGGAGATTGGCCGCCTTGAACACAAGAGTCACTCGCTCGAGGCCCTCGGCGAAATGGCGACGCAAGTCGCGCGCACGATTCTGGAGCGGGCCGCCGAATGGGGGCGGCTGCGCGTGAGCTATGTGCGCAAATCGAAGGAGCAAGACCGTCTCCGCCGGACGGACTTTCGCCATTCCCTCAGCATGATGAAACGGACGGAAAAGCTCGCGCTTTTTGACATGGACGGCACGCTCCTCAACGGTCGCTTCGTGCTGGAACTGGCCCACCAGACCAGACGCATGGAATTACTGAATCCTCTCCTCGACAACTTCACGCTTGATGCCGCCGAGCGCACTCGCCGCATCGCCGCCATTTTCACTGGACTGCCGAGGACGACCATCGAGCGCGTCGCCAGAGAGGTGCCGCTGATGCCCGGTGCGGTGGAGACCGTCGTGGGCCTGCGCAAGGCCGGCTACCTGGTGGGCGTCGTAACCGACAGCTACCGTATCGCAGCCGAAACGGTGCGGCGACGCGTCTTTGCGGATTTCGTCATCAGCCACGTCATGAAGTTTCAGCGGGAGAAGGCCACCGGACGGCTCACGTTGTCGCCCGCCATGCGCCATCCGTCCGGCTGCAAGGAACATCGACTCTGCAAACTCCATGTCCTTCAGCACCTGCTGGAGGAACTGGGCATCACAGCCGACAAAGTGCTCGCCGTGGGAGACAGCGACAACGACATCTGCCTCTTGCGGGAAGCGGGGGTATCGGTCGCCTTTCAACCCAAGTCGCCTGCCGTACGGAATGCCGCCAAACACGTCGTGAACGATGATCTTCGCGGCGTGCTGGGGCTGCTCGGCGAACCCTTGTCGAGGCAGCCGGAAATTCGCGCCTTCGCACCCGCCCTGACCTGA
- a CDS encoding calcium/sodium antiporter produces MMTGILLLVAGLALIIKGGDLFVSAAVRLAEMLRMPRVVIGGTLVSLATTSPEMVVSIMAGLKGESGLAVGNAVGSCICNIALILGVTAALKQVDVHPRALRTPLIGMFFFGIVLLLMTFDLVLQRWQGALLLTGGAAYFSWDFWKHWRDKKPEHVTEAKAIVHEVAPTRWTWFQTKPGTALQFLFGAAIVIFGSKLLVDSAVGIAHQLGVPSIIVGLTVLAVGTSLPKLVTAISSSRKNVSDLSVGNVIGANIANLTLIVGTASAIREVTMDRLTQRFNFPAMLVTMVLMLWMMKTDKRLSQREGAILLVFYSVYLITLAGIMMWQRRQGG; encoded by the coding sequence ATGATGACCGGCATCCTGCTTCTCGTTGCCGGCCTGGCGCTGATTATCAAGGGCGGCGATTTGTTTGTCTCGGCCGCCGTGCGCCTCGCCGAGATGCTGCGCATGCCGCGCGTCGTCATCGGCGGGACGCTGGTCAGTCTCGCCACCACATCACCGGAAATGGTGGTCTCCATCATGGCCGGGCTGAAGGGCGAGTCCGGCTTGGCCGTGGGCAATGCCGTCGGCTCGTGCATCTGCAACATCGCGCTCATCCTCGGCGTCACGGCAGCTCTCAAGCAGGTGGACGTGCATCCGCGTGCGCTTCGCACCCCGCTCATCGGGATGTTTTTCTTCGGAATCGTGTTGCTTCTGATGACGTTCGACCTGGTGCTGCAACGCTGGCAGGGTGCGCTGCTGCTCACCGGCGGCGCGGCTTACTTCTCGTGGGACTTCTGGAAACACTGGCGGGACAAAAAACCGGAACATGTGACCGAAGCAAAGGCCATTGTGCACGAAGTCGCTCCGACGCGTTGGACCTGGTTCCAAACCAAACCGGGCACGGCGCTGCAGTTTCTCTTCGGCGCGGCCATCGTGATCTTCGGGAGCAAATTGCTGGTGGATTCAGCGGTGGGCATCGCCCATCAACTCGGCGTGCCGTCCATCATCGTCGGATTGACGGTTCTGGCGGTGGGTACGTCACTGCCGAAACTGGTCACGGCGATCAGTTCTTCCAGGAAGAATGTTTCGGATCTTTCCGTGGGCAATGTGATCGGCGCCAATATCGCCAACCTGACGCTGATCGTCGGCACGGCGTCGGCCATCCGCGAAGTGACGATGGACCGGCTGACACAGCGCTTCAACTTCCCGGCCATGCTCGTCACCATGGTCCTGATGCTCTGGATGATGAAGACGGACAAGCGGCTGAGCCAACGCGAAGGTGCCATCCTGTTGGTGTTCTACAGTGTCTACCTCATTACCCTGGCGGGGATCATGATGTGGCAGCGGCGTCAGGGAGGCTGA